One stretch of Rhinatrema bivittatum chromosome 8, aRhiBiv1.1, whole genome shotgun sequence DNA includes these proteins:
- the PTK6 gene encoding protein-tyrosine kinase 6, with protein sequence MAERRRKPCPCPASCWKKCFKGKEAEPAEPAMLPVPRGPRRVSLYYVGLWDFRARTAEEMSFAKGDLFQVSAASGDWLKARRLDSAGRVTGEGYVPFNYVAQKEAVEAESWFFENLSRSEAVNKLLSPTNRTGAFLVRGSEKQGFKYVLSVRHEESVKHYKVFQNSQEEFHVNTKSTFKRLDDLIEYYKSTSLSHGLFLTTPCVKQEPVVLPISTADDWERPREEFTMIRKLGEGNFGEVYEGLWKRQFKVAIKIIKQDIMKQEDFQAETQVMKALRHKHILSLYATCSVGDPYYIVTEFMAKGNLLQVLRGADRKALQLNDLIDMAYQVADGMGFLESKNYVHRDLAARNILVGEDNLCKVADFGMARIIKDEYYNSTSWHVPYKWTAPEALHYNRFSTKSDVWSFGVLLYEIITYGQTPYAVMTNAEASAEVGRGYRLPQPPGCPNVIYKVMMDCWKAEARHRPTFQTVKKELGRFGKYEATGDSD encoded by the exons ATGGCGGAGAGACGGCGGAAACCCTGCCCCTGCCCGGCCAGCTGCTGGAAGAAGTGCTTTAAGGGCAAAGAGGCCGAGCCTGCCGAGCCGGCCATGCTGCCAGTGCCACGGGGCCCCAGGAGGGTCAGCCTGTACTACGTCGGCCTCTGGGACTTCAGGGCCCGGACGGCAGAGGAAATGAGCTTTGCCAAGGGAGACCTGTTCCAGGTGTCCGCAGCCAGTGGGGACTGGCTGAAGGCGCGCAGACTGGACTCGGCTGGAAGGGTTACCGGGGAAGGTTACGTCCCTTTCAACTACGTGGCCCAGAAGGAGGCGGTGGAGGCCGAATC ATGGTTCTTTGAAAATTTATCCCGCTCAGAAGCTGTGAACAAGCTCCTGTCACCCACCAACAGGACTGGAGCCTTCCTGGTGCGAGGCAGCGAGAAGCAGGGATTCAAATATGTGCTCTCAG TTCGTCATGAAGAATCTGTGAAACACTACAAGGTCTTTCAGAACAGCCAAGAAGAATTCCATGTGAACACCAAATCCACGTTTAAGAGACTTGACGACCTTATTGAGTACTATAAGAGCACAAGCCTCTCTCACGGCTTGTTCTTGACCACTCCTTGTGTGAAG CAAGAGCCTGTAGTTTTGCCAATCTCCACAGCAGATGACTGGGAACGACCACGAGAGGAGTTTACCATGATAAGGAAACTGGGAGAAGGGAACTTTGGCGAGGTTTATGAAGGCCTCTGGAAACGGCAGTTTAAGGTGGCCATTAAAATCATCAAGCAAG ATATCATGAAGCAAGAGGACTTTCAGGCGGAAACGCAGGTGATGAAGGCGCTGCGCCACAAGCACATCCTCTCCCTCTACGCCACCTGCTCTGTGGGAGATCCCTATTACATCGTCACCGAGTTCATGGCCAAAGGAAACCTGCTGCAGGTGCTCCGAG GTGCTGACAGGAAGGCCTTGCAGCTGAACGACCTCATCGACATGGCGTATCAGGTGGCCGACGGGATGGGATTCCTAGAATCCAAGAACTACGTCCATCGCGATCTGGCCGCCAGGAACATTCTTGTGGGTGAAGACAACCTCTGCAAAGTGGCAGACTTTGGCATGGCCAGAATCATCAAG GACGAATACTACAACTCCACCTCCTGGCACGTCCCCTACAAGTGGACAGCACCAGAAGCTCTCCACTACAACCGCTTCTCCACCAAATCGGATGTTTGGTCCTTTGGCGTTCTTCTGTATGAGATAATCACCTATGGACAGACACCGTATGCAG TGATGACAAACGCTGAGGCGTCGGCCGAAGTGGGGCGGGGGTATCGGCTGCCCCAGCCTCCCGGCTGCCCCAACGTGATATACAAGGTCATGATGGATTGCTGGAAGGCGGAGGCGCGCCACCGGCCAACCTTCCAGACCGTCAAAAAGGAACTGGGACGGTTCGGCAAGTATGAAGCCACGGGCGACAGTGACTGA